The region AACCGAATTAAAGCAAATTCGTTTTCAAGCAATGCAAAATGCCGCTGAAGATCAACATGACTTGATTGAAGCCATTCGCCAAAGTAAAACCCCCCAAGCGTATTACTTCCTTTGGAGCCAGATTGGCGATAAAAGTGCGCAGCGAGAATTTTTGCAGATGGAAGGCAAACCGCAGCTAGAATCCACTGAAATGCAATACGCACTAGCGACCTTCTATACTCAGCGTGACCATAAAAAAACGATCATTTTACTCAATCACGCGCTAGAGCTGGCGCCAGACGATAACGTGAACATCGACATTTTCAAATCGCTCGCGAGTACGCATCAACTGCTTAACCAGAGAGAATATGCCTACATTTGGGCCAAGGTGAGCCAACACTATGGCGTACAAATTGCCTCAGCTAAAGATCTGCAACTGCTCTATGGCTTTAGTGATGATGAATATGGTGAATTAGATAAAATCGCCGACAATGTGGTTGCCGCATTGAAGGTTGGTCAATACCACGCCTCAATGATCAAAAATCAGTTAGCGGCTCTAGCAACACCCGATCCTGCGCCTAACGAATAGTTTGAACACGAACTAGTTTTGCATAACAGCCCTCACCTCTGGAGTGAGGGCTTTTCTTTTCACCACACAAAATCATGGTTGCTACAACACATGTAACGTGCTGCAAAAGTGAAACAAAAAGATCATTTTTTGTTAAAAACTAACGAAACTGAGTTCACACAATACCGTTCACCTGTGGTTTGCGGACCATCAGGAAAAACGTGGCCTAGGTGGCTATCGCACGCTGCACATCGGATCTCAGTACGCACCATTCCGTGACTGAAGTCATCTATATAGCGAATCGCCTCAGCACTGATCGGCGCATCAAAACTAGGCCAGCCACACCCTGAGTCATATTTGTTCTCAGAAACGAATAACGGTGCCTGACAGCACGTACAGTGGTAGATCCCCGTCTCTTTGTTATGCAACAAGGTCCCAGAGTATGGCATCTCCGTTCCTTGCTCGCGGCACACTCGGTATTGTTCTTCTGTTAAGAACTGACGCCAATAGTCATTTGATTTTAATTTATTTTCTTCATTATTGTTCACGTATAACTCTCTTATTCTGGCTGATGGTTTTGTCAATTTTTTCTAATAAAACTTGCATCACAAATGATTTGTAGCACATACTTTTTGACTATGCTATGGCAGATGATTTATTGACAAATTACCTAACATAACATGACATTTTTCGTTAGCTGGCAGTCTATCTTTCGTTGTCACGTGCAAAAAATAATCAGTCGTGACAGATTGTTAAAAAAAGCACCGCTTTTTTTTGACTTTAAACAAGTTAAGTCGGATTATCTGTTGCAGACAAAAGCTGGATTCTGTAATTTTACTACCAGTTATCTTTAATCAGAAATTAAGTTGTGGAGCAACTATAATGACTATCAAAGTAGGTATTAACGGTTTTGGCCGTATCGGTCGTTTCGTATTTCGTGCAGCACAAGCTCGTACTGACATCGAAGTTGTAGGTATCAACGACCTTATCGACGTTGAATACATGGCTTACATGCTAAAATATGACTCAACTCACGGTCGTTTCAACGGCACTGTTGAGATCGAAGGCGGTAACCTAATCGTTAACGGTAAAACTGTACGTGTAACTGCAGAACGCAACCCAGCTGACCTTAAATGGGGCGAAATCGGTGTTGACGTTGTTGCTGAAGCAACTGGTCTTTTCCTAACTGACGAAACAGCTCGTAAACACATCGAAGCTGGTGCGAAAAAAGTTGTTATGACTGGTCCTTCAAAAGACGCAACTCCTATGTTCGTTATGGGCGTAAACAATGAAACTTACGCTGGTCAAGACATCGTTTCTAACGCTTCTTGTACTACTAACTGTCTAGCACCTATCGCTAAAGTTCTAAACGACAACTTCGGTATCGTTTCAGGTCTTATGACTACAGTTCACGCAACAACAGCAACTCAAAAAACTGTTGACGGTCCTTCTCATAAAGACTGGCGCGGTGGTCGTGGTGCTTCTCAAAACATCATCCCATCATCAACTGGTGCAGCTAAAGCTGTAGGTAAAGTTCTTCCAGAACTAAACGGCAAACTAACTGGTATGGCATTCCGCGTACCAACT is a window of Vibrio porteresiae DSM 19223 DNA encoding:
- the msrB gene encoding peptide-methionine (R)-S-oxide reductase MsrB; this translates as MNNNEENKLKSNDYWRQFLTEEQYRVCREQGTEMPYSGTLLHNKETGIYHCTCCQAPLFVSENKYDSGCGWPSFDAPISAEAIRYIDDFSHGMVRTEIRCAACDSHLGHVFPDGPQTTGERYCVNSVSLVFNKK
- the gapA gene encoding glyceraldehyde-3-phosphate dehydrogenase, which encodes MTIKVGINGFGRIGRFVFRAAQARTDIEVVGINDLIDVEYMAYMLKYDSTHGRFNGTVEIEGGNLIVNGKTVRVTAERNPADLKWGEIGVDVVAEATGLFLTDETARKHIEAGAKKVVMTGPSKDATPMFVMGVNNETYAGQDIVSNASCTTNCLAPIAKVLNDNFGIVSGLMTTVHATTATQKTVDGPSHKDWRGGRGASQNIIPSSTGAAKAVGKVLPELNGKLTGMAFRVPTANVSVVDLTVNLEKAASYDDIKAAMKAASEGALAGVLGYTEDAVVSTDFNGDTRTSIFDAAAGIALTDKFVKVVSWYDNEIGYSNKVLDLIAHISK
- a CDS encoding DUF2989 domain-containing protein, encoding MNSIKFAALVLVTASMSGCFENRNNTDKLCAENPNLRCERLNISDGQCRVARTDLIWHRFEVLKNDTVDNKISEFHYLAKYKKCMELASQIRAIDQTELKQIRFQAMQNAAEDQHDLIEAIRQSKTPQAYYFLWSQIGDKSAQREFLQMEGKPQLESTEMQYALATFYTQRDHKKTIILLNHALELAPDDNVNIDIFKSLASTHQLLNQREYAYIWAKVSQHYGVQIASAKDLQLLYGFSDDEYGELDKIADNVVAALKVGQYHASMIKNQLAALATPDPAPNE